GTACCGACTGGTTGAACTTCTCACCGCCGTGTACGACGCGGTGGCCTACGGCGTTGATTTCTTGCAACGAGGCAATGCAACCGTATTCCTTGCTTACCAAGGTGTCGAGGATAAATTCGATGCCGACGGTGTGCTCGGGAATGTCTTTTTCGAGTACCACTTTCTCGCCGCTGGGGAGGGTCAGTTTCAAGAACGAGCCTTTCAACCCTATTTTCTCGATGCCTCCTTGTGCCAGTACGGCTTTGGTGTCGGTCTCGAACAGTTTGTATTTGATAGATGATGAACCGCAGTTCAGAACAAGTACTTTCATGATTTTAACGGAATGTGTGATGAATTACTTTTTCAGACCGATGGCTTGGTTGCAGGCGATGGCAATCATTTTGTAGACATCGTCGACCGAGCAGCCGCGCGAGAGGTCGTTGACGGGAGCGGCTATGCCTTGCAGAATCGGGCCGATGGCTTCGGCGCCGGCGAGACGTTGCACGAGTTTGTAGGCGATGTTGCCCACTTCGAGGGTGGGGAATACGAGAGCGGTGGCTCTACCGGCGATTTCGCTGCCGGGAGCTTTGCTTTGGCCTACCGAGGGAACGAGGGCGGCGTCGGCTTGCAGTTCGCCGTCGATGAGCAGTGTCGGGTCGAGCTCTTTGGCCATGCGGGTGGCTTCTACCACTTTGTCGACCATTTCGTCTTTGGCGCTGCCTTTGGTCGAGAAGCTCAGCATGGCGATGCGGGGTTCATAGCCGGCGATGATGCGGGCGGTTTGTCCCGTCGATACGGCAATCTGAGCCAGTTGTTCGGCCGTGGGGTTGGGCGTTACGGCGCAGTCGGCAAAGACCATGATGCCGTTTTCGCCGTATTGCTTGTTGGGGATAAACATGATGAATGCACCCGATACGACGCTGATGCCGGGAGCCGTCTTGATGATTTGCAGGGCCGGACGCAGCACGTTTCCGGTGGTGTTTTGGGCACCGGCTATCTCGCCGTCGGCATCGCCGCTCTTGATCATGAGGCAAGCCAGGTAGAGGGGGTTCTCCACCAGTCCGGCGGCTTGTTCTTCGGTCATGCCTTTTTTCTTGCGAAGCTCAAAAAGCAGGTTGGCATAAGCCTCTTTTTTCGGGTGGTTTGTGGGGTCG
The sequence above is drawn from the Candidatus Caccoplasma merdavium genome and encodes:
- the pta gene encoding phosphate acetyltransferase codes for the protein MSLIDEIVARAKANKQRIVLPEGTEERTLKAADKIIADEVAHIILLGNPAEIKALAEKNGLKNIDKATIIDPTNHPKKEAYANLLFELRKKKGMTEEQAAGLVENPLYLACLMIKSGDADGEIAGAQNTTGNVLRPALQIIKTAPGISVVSGAFIMFIPNKQYGENGIMVFADCAVTPNPTAEQLAQIAVSTGQTARIIAGYEPRIAMLSFSTKGSAKDEMVDKVVEATRMAKELDPTLLIDGELQADAALVPSVGQSKAPGSEIAGRATALVFPTLEVGNIAYKLVQRLAGAEAIGPILQGIAAPVNDLSRGCSVDDVYKMIAIACNQAIGLKK